The Acipenser ruthenus chromosome 27, fAciRut3.2 maternal haplotype, whole genome shotgun sequence genome includes a window with the following:
- the LOC131701851 gene encoding delta-1-pyrroline-5-carboxylate dehydrogenase, mitochondrial-like — translation MLRLGRAACLSRRGFRTYPCAAVEVKNEPILDFKPGSSERDALQKALKELKGKTEEIPCVIGDEHVWTKEIRYQLSPYNHSHKLAKFCYADKDLLNKAINACMAARKEWDLKPIQDRAQIFFKAADMISGPRRAEVLAKTMIGQGKTVIQAEIDAAPELIDFFRFNAKHAIELQDQQPLSIQPSTNTMLYRGLEGFVAAVSPFNFTAIGGNLAGAPALMGNVVLWKPSDTAMSASYVVYKILREAGLPPNIIQFVPAEGPVFGDTVTASEHLAGINFTGSVATFKRLWRQVAENLDQYRNFPRVAGECGGKNFHFVHKSADVRSVVTGTIRSAFEYSGQKCSACSRMYVPDSLWPQIKEQMLDLHKQLKLGDPVEDFNTFLSAVIDDKSFARIKKWLDHAQSSPNLTVVAGGKCDDKVGYFVEPTIIETKDPRDSIMKEEIFGPVLTVYVYPENQYKEVLQMIDSTSPFALTGAVFAQDKNVIAEASKVLRNAAGNFYINDKSTGSVVAQQPFGGTRASGTNDKPGGPHYVLRWTSPQVVKETHVPLTEWRYPYMV, via the exons ATGCTGCGGTTAGGAAGAGCTGCCTGCCTTTCCCGGAGAGG GTTTAGAACTTATCCCTGTGCAGCTGTGGAAGTTAAAAATGAGCCCATCCTCGATTTCAAGCCAGGCAGCTCTGAAAGGGATGCATTGCAGAAG GCACTGAAAGAGTTAAAGGGGAAGACGGAGGAGATCCCATGTGTGATTGGAGATGAGCATGTCTGGACCAAGGAGATCAGATACCAGCTTTCA CCTTATAATCATTCTCACAAGCTGGCCAAGTTTTGTTACGCTGATAAG gatttgcTCAATAAAGCTATCAATGCCTGTATGGCTGCCCGGAAGGAGTGGGACCTGAAGCCGATTCAGGACCGAGCGCAGATCTTCTTCAAGGCTGCGGACATGATCAGCGGACCCCGAAGAGCAGAGGTGCTGGCAAAGACCATGATCGGCCAG GGTAAGACCGTGATCCAGGCTGAGATCGACGCCGCACCCGAACTGATCGACTTCTTCCGCTTCAATGCGAAACACGCTATTGAGCTGCAGGACCAGCAGCCTCTCAGCATACAGCCCAGCACCAACACCATGCTGTACCGTGGCCTTGAG gGATTTGTTGCAGCTGTGTCTCCCTTTAACTTCACTGCTATCGGAGGAAACCTGGCAGGGGCGCCCGCTCTGATG GGTAACGTGGTTCTGTGGAAGCCCAGCGACACGGCCATGTCTGCCAGCTATGTCGTCTATAAGATCCTCCGAGAAGCCGGTCTGCCCCCAAACATCATCCAGTTTGTGCCGGCGGAGGGGCCAGTGTTTGGGGACACAGTGACAGCCTCCGAGCATTTAGCAGGCATCAACTTCACTGGCAGCGTAGC AACCTTCAAACGGCTCTGGAGACAGGTAGCAGAAAACCTGGACCAGTATCGAAACTTCCCTCGCGTTGCAGGAG AGTGTGGGGGGAAGAACTTCCATTTCGTGCACAAGTCTGCTGACGTGAGGAGCGTGGTGACCGGGACGATCCGCTCAGCCTTTGAGTACAGCGGGCAGAAGTGCTCAGCCTGCTCCAGGATGTACGTCCCGGACTCCCTGTGGCCACAGATCAAGGAGCAGATGCTGGACTTGCACAAGCAGCTCAAATTGGGAGAC CCTGTTGAGGATTTCAACACTTTCTTGTCTGCTGTTATTGATGACAAG TCTTTTGCCCGTATCAAGAAGTGGCTGGACCACGCGCAGTCCTCTCCGAACTTGACCGTCGTGGCGGGGGGGAAGTGTGATGACAAAGTCGGTTACTTCGTGGAGCCCACTATCATCGAGACAAAGGACCCTCGGGACTCCATCATGAAAGAG GAAATATTCGGTCCAGTCCTTACTGTGTATGTGTATCCtgaaaaccaatacaaagaagTGCTGCAGATGATTGACAGCACTTCCCCTTTTGCCCTCACGGGGGCAGTGTTTGCCCAGGACAA GAATGTTATAGCTGAGGCATCAAAGGTTTTGAGGAACGCAGCCGGCAACTTTTACATCAATGACAAATCGACGGGATCCGTCGTGGCCCAGCAGCCGTTCGGAGGCACCCGCGCTTCAG GCACCAACGATAAGCCTGGCGGCCCCCACTATGTGCTGCGCTGGACCAGCCCTCAGGTGGTGAAGGAGACTCATGTCCCCCTGACTGAGTGGAGATATCCCTA